From one Mya arenaria isolate MELC-2E11 chromosome 4, ASM2691426v1 genomic stretch:
- the LOC128232964 gene encoding methylthioribulose-1-phosphate dehydratase-like, which translates to MHVYTMADAGAVIHTHSKHAVMATLLFPGTEFRITHQEMIKGIKKRNKSEHYQFDEELVVPIIENTLQERDLKKRMAIAMEDYPESCAILARRHGVYVWGPTWEKAKTMC; encoded by the exons ATGCATGTATACACCATGGCAG ATGCAGGGGCAGTAATACACACCCACTCGAAGCACGCAGTGATGGCTACGCTTCTCTTCCCTGGCACGGAATTCCGTATCACTCATCAGGAAATGATCAAAGGAATCAAAAAGAGAAACAAAT CTGAGCATTACCAGTTCGACGAAGAGCTTGTAGTACCGATTATTGAGAATACTCTGCAGGAACGAGATCTGAAGAAGCGTATGGCCATCGCCATGGAGGATTACCCAGAATCTTGTGCAATCTTAGCGCGACGACACGGCGTCTATGTTTGGGGACCCACTTGGGAGAAAGCTAAGACCAT GTGTTAG